gttaattggtgcaactcgaggaaatcctcatccagttgaacgagacgaccttatagcctaccggtagcctatgtactttaccacagtatgcaacgcaaataatcttaaaatctcctgataggctaacaactttttttaacgtcacccaagactgtgcttatgtgcataaccatttgtttatgtagtcgtgacaacgcgtgtgcatttcaggcatcacgataaacaaatcttgcacacaggaagaaagctattaggtcttttttacattttactttattctcaaaaaacaaacgtttgcatcatgtaaagcagacctgttggttacccaacataataaggaattttaaatgtaaagcttccaatgcatatcgccatgtgtccgaacccggaccgaacccgactacaatttctaaatatttgtccgaaccgaaggtagccacactctatttcaaatacaaaatactattttgtaatttgtattttattgagatAATGAAAATgcctttgtattttgtatcaaaatacttcagtgttgtgtattttcaaaatactgtaaaatactttctgtgaaacactgtgatgaTGACATCTgaaatctctgtctctgtctgtctgtggcaccCTCGCATGATGAAGCCCCTGTAATACCGCTCTCGGTCACTAGAGAATTTTGGCGCTGGTTCACATTTGCTATGGGCATGCGCATTGCACTAGTCATCACAACGCAAAACGTGCAGTGCTGCAGATTGGAGGTACTTGGTGCTTTGTTTGTACTTGGACTTCTTCATCTTCACGGAAGACGTGAAGGTTTTCCTGAAGTCAACTCACAGCAAGGCtgatcaaagtccttttaggcaagtccctccactcggcggccatattgcaacgctttttggacacttattgggcatctatttcggcagaaatgcgcgtgcgcaaggcttcacgacaccaaccttgctccagcaaagagatcacaacacatgattggcacgatgtcttcacaacacaccatatgattggctcaatgtattcacatcacacacatgtcaacattttgccgtggaaggggcgggatatgtgtagacaactgccatattggcgttacaaactaaccccatgcatttctatggaggattttttgagtgctgtgtctcctcattagaaagtctctgcttgaGTTCACAATCTTAGATCACAACACTTGAGtttgctattttcctttcttttttctgttttacagttttttctggactataagtttgttcttgttctctgacctgtaaaatatttcagTGATATGGTGACTTGACAAGATAATTTCCTAcctcaaacaaggacatttctaatCTCTTGCACATTTTACATAAGaaatgattgataatgtcaTAATTATTGGCTTAATTGGCTTAACTGATTGGATGATATTAATGTGACAACCtgattttttatgtatttacattgatagaggctgtgtgcacacaccagtttcagatgtatacaaaattattcaactgtgatgaaactcaccataagtgtggtagtgatggtgttaaatagcttaaaaggttaaaatgctacctaatttaaatttctaaataaataatCAATTTGGATTGTTTGTCTTTGAGTTATTGTCACTGAATTCATAGGCAATCTAATACACCAGTGGAGTAAATAAGTATACTTAAGGAAGGGTTCTTTGAGTTACCAAACATTTCTCAGGGCAGAGGTTTATATTGGGATGTCTAACATGAGGGGTCAGCATATCTAATCTGTTGACTGATTATGGAAGGAGTCTCTTGCTTCCAGATGTTTTTCCAGGTAGTGTACAAGTGAAGAGATAGACGAAAAAGGCTTTTAGAAATAAGTATTTTGTAGTATTTTgacaatacaaaaatacagtattttattttgatacattttttggctgctgtattttgtagtttattttgatacatttttgaggcgggtatttggtattttatttggaaatacattttgatgtatttgtgcccatccctgactatgtactgtatgtatacataATGTATCAACATGAGGTGATGTAAATAACGCAGTCTTTTCATTCATCAGATATGCCGCTGGAGGAAATCAGTTATGAAGACCTGGTCAAGAAGAGTATGGTAAGCATCAACACCAGTACATATGTTAACTTTTTTAAAAGTTTTTAAATGCACTTAGACCCAAATGTGGTACGGGCGCTGTAGACACTTTTTTATGACGACACATTGGGCTGCATTTGTTTGCTGATTAGCTCTAAATTGACCAGCTAGTCACTGGAATAGTATTAGCCAGTGACCCAGTGTTTATATTCATGTTCAGGGTACAGAAGCTGCACGATAACGGTAGAAATTTAGCCTTATCCACATCATAGTGTTGCGTTGAGAGTTGTGATGGCAGCATACTGTTGCTTTGAGAGTTGTGATGGCAGCATAGTGTTGCTTTGGGAGTTGTGATGGCAGCATAGTGTTGCTTTGGGAGTTGTGATAGCATCATAGTGTTGCTTTGAGAGTTGTGATGGCAGCATAGTGTTGCTTTGGGAGTTGTGATCGCACTGTCCTCTTGTCGTGGCTCTTGTAGGCCCAGTTGTGATCGCACTGTTCTCTTGTCATGGCTCTTGTAGGCCCAGTTTTTTGCTAACACCGAGCGCTACGTGAAGGTCACTGCGCTGTCTCAAAGAGTACAAGACTGGGAGGACCAGATCAGACCGCATCTCGCTGCTGAGgtacgtacgtacacacacacacacacacacacacacacacacacacacacacacacacacacacacacaattactgtCTTTCTCAGAGAGTACCTCCTCTCCTAACACTTCTAACAACCCAACATGCACTTCCCTTTTTTACCCTCTACCTCATTCTCCTTATTACACTTCGATTACACTTTGAAAAGTAGTTAAACTTCTGCACTTTTATGCTCTGGTTATAGTATTTATTGATGCCGTATTCATTTTTAcataaggtctcctctgcattgtaGCTTGAATGCTATTCCTCATTTTTGGAGAAAGGCGTCCActaaatgaagtgtgtgtgtgtgtgtgtgtgtgtgtgtgtgtgtgtctgcaggtggAGAGAGGTGTGTTTGATATCCGTGACTATGGCGACCGGATAATCAACGCCTTCAGTCAGGTGAAAGAGAAGCGAACCTTCGCCTCCATCGTCGCGGGCAAAAACAACCATGAGGTCTGCAGATACATGCTAGCCTCCCTTCAGCTGGtgagtgaaaacacacacacactggaggacATGCCCCGTTTTGCTTTGGATGCTTAGAAATCTTAAGCCACATTCGGACAGAAAGAGTTTAGCAGTGACACAAAAGACCCTGGAATGTTAATGAAATTCAGTGATTCATAACAATCACAGCAGGCAAAATAACTGTTAGTGACGAGAAACACGGGCCATCAAAGTTAAGCTAATCTCAACATTTGGGCCGATTTGTGACAGATGATGATTGATCTCCTGTACGTGTGTATGCGGCTCGGCTGAATATGACCCTTGACCCCTCTGTCACCAGGCCAACGACTACACGGTGGAGATCAGTAAGGACGGCGAACTGGAGGAGTCTATGGACACCATGGCTCTCACTCTGCTGACCGAACGGCGCGCTCACGACCGCCTCAAGGCCTACAGCGCCAACACTGGCATGGATGTGCAAGCGCACGTGGAGGCGCAGGTGCACGAGGCCAGCTGAGCTTGTATGTCACCGGGTGCGTTCGGAGCTGGCTCAAAGCAGTGCATGCTGGACTTTTACACTTGCATTGTGCCAAAGTCCCAGCATGCATTGAGGAAATGAGGAGAGCCGGGTACCATCTCTGCTCATATaaggatctccttatatgggcaaagatggcagatgTGGGGCTTTTTTTCTacgcaaacttcagaggtctataagCCGTTGCATGAGTCTGAACGCACCATTCTGCTAACCAGTGATCCCTCAACACACAGCATGTTATACACAGGGAGCTACAGCTGCTCGTGGCTGGTACAGCCATGCAGTGCTAATGTGGACACACAGGCTgacgtgtgtatatatatatatatatatatatacacaattaTGGCGTCTTCATCGTCTGAAAatagagtattttttttctgcatGAATGAGATTTTGTTTACTGAATTTCATTCGAATTTAGGTTAATCAACAAATCTTGACAGTTGAAcaaaaagcattttttttaaaggacaaaacaatgaaaaatatattatttatatctCCAATACTGCATGGTGGAAAGGGGGAGATCTTGGCAATTCTCTCTGTTTTATGTCTGTGCGCTTTTCATGTCAGTCTCCAGTTATTCCTGTAATTTTAAATGTAGTTATACCTGTTAAAAATGACAACGTTTTTATGACAGGTCGACCTCTGCCTGAGCTTGCATGGCTCTAGGTCTATGACCATAGAGAAGGGGGATAGGGTATCTGTGTCAGTAGTCTGTCTAGCATATAAACTGTAAACAAATGGTGTCTGTGGTTATAAAAGGCAGTTTTTCAATACTTTTACACTTTTCAGAGAATATTATGCCCTATACAagtaatcaaataaataaatatttttcagtTTACCATTAAAAAAAACCAACATGGCAATTTCCTGTCACTTGTTCTCTAGAACTTCACAAGCCTTTTTCTCAAACAGCTGACTTGAAAGCCTTGTGGTCTGTACTTGCAGATATTTAATCAGTGACTAAAACATCAATCACTTTCATCACACTTTATTTCACACTTATTGACCCACAGCCTGCGTCCACAACAACAGTAGATCCACTTTTTTAAACCAGGGAACAGTTTTGACATAGTTCATGTGGttgtgcatgctctctgtgTTCTGTTTTAGTCTGTGAACAGTTTGACATGGTTCTTCATGTGCTTGCGTATACTCTCCGCAATCTGTTTATCGTCCTTCATCCGGTTGTAATAATCCAGAAACAGTCCGTCGGGATTGACTAGGTAGATGAGGATCGTGTGGTCAACGATATAATCACCGTCCTCGTCTTTAGGTCCAGCGTTGGCGTACACGCGGTAGTCTCGGCCGGCGTGTTTGATCTCGTCCGGCGTGCCTGTGAGCCCGATCAGGCGTGGGTGGAAGTCCTTGACGTACTTGTTCATGGCGGCCACATTGTCGCGCTCCGGGTCGACGGTGATGAAGAGCGGCTGGACGCGCGGCAGTGACTCATCCTCGTCCAGGATCCGCACGACGCTGCTCATCTTGTCCAGCTCGTCGGGGCAGATGTCCGGGCAGTGCGTGAACCCGAAGTACATTAGCGTCCAGCTCCCCCGGAAGTCCCGTTTGGTGCGTCGCTGTCCGGTGTGGTCCTGAAGGCTGAAGTCGCCCTGCCCAATGGCCACCTGGCGGAGCTGCTCAATGCGCTGCTGCTGGATCTTTTGCTGCTTCTCCTGGCGCACGTACCACCAGGTGCCCAGGATGCCCGCACCGAACAGCACCGTCACCGCCAGCCGTGTCCGCAGACGGATCCGCGCCGTCGCCTCGCCAGGCTTGGAGCCCTGCCGCTGCTCTGAAGGACCCTGGGAGTACAGGGCACAGGGTGCCCTCTGCTGGGAGGTAAGGGGATtgcggaggaggagagaggggtctCCCTGCCTCCCTGTGGGTGAGTTAAGATGGGGGAAGACAGAGGGGGGTGTGGAGCGGAGGCAAAGGTGTGCTTTTTGGGTGAGGAGGGGGTAGGGATGTTGGGGAGCGGGGAGAGAGGTCTGGATGAAGgacctcaacacacaccaggTGACCATGCAATGGTCAGGGCCTCTGAGGCGCAGGAATCCCAGCATCCTGGTGCAAAGAAGGAAAATGGTTACAGATCATCCACGTGTTACTGAAGTCATGGGTAGCACAATTAAAGAATGTTGGTGAAACATTCAGCAGAAAGATCACAAAGCTTTAGGCCGATTCTGGCGACAACCAGGTTGGTATGTAAGGTCAACAGCCCATCAAATTACACTCCCTTCTGTGCTCTTCAAACATGTTAGTTAACACATTTTATAGCTCCGTCCGAGAAAGTATTTTTGTTTCTCAGCCAGGACTGAACAAAGAGTTTTTAAGAATGTTAAAATTATAATGTAGGCTAACCTACTGTAACTGACCTCAGATGACGTGCCATTCGAGGAAGTGATCAAAAGCATGTAACAGTGACTATTCCACAAGATGAGTCACTATCTATAACTTAGTTTTggaggtgggaaactgggacgAATCTGTTAACGAAACTAGTTGACGAATCTGACTACCTCTATAAACATTAACACTGGGCTACCTTACCACAAGTCAGCTATGGATAGCTAATATAGTAGCTCACGGACAGCGGTCAATCCAAGTTTTCTTCGTTAATTATTCAGACAGTTATGAAATTATGACAGTTAATATATAATATAGCACACTGTTCTGGCGTTACACATTTAAGTCCATAACTCACCCCACTGACAGAAGAAATCCGTATGTCCTAACGTTACTCTTTCATTCCCACACATGAAACCGGGTTGTACAACAAATGTATTCGTGTATATGTATTATTACTTTGAGTGTCACCGATTCGCCGAAATGAGATCCGGAATCATTTACAGAcagtataaaataaatatgcgTTCTAAGTTGTTGGAATAACACATTAACATGACGATTTTCTATGAGTAAATTATGTCTGTGATGTGAAAATAGATTTGTCATGAAAAAAGATAAGCACTTTCGCTATTAATATAAATGCACTAACATGTTATCGCCGCTTGATGGCAGTGCATATCATCTGTCATAGAGATATCACATTCTCTGGAGATACGGCTCTGTCATACAGGGCTCCGTCTTCTTATGTCAATTTGACAATTATTTTCCTGAAGACAAAGTTGCTTCAATTTATAGTGTTGTTGCTGGTGCTCTAAAAGTAACAATTTGCCAGGTCTGCTGAGCTACAATTTGGCCTGGGACAACAacagggttgccaacttcctCGACCCCAAATGAGGGACACTTCACTTCAAAtggtaataatatatatatgaaaTTCAAATGGTAATAATGGCAAAGTAATTTAGTTTTTATTTTGTACATGtacatttcttaagaaatactagcctactgatttgatgctgtttaactgaTGGTTgcaaatggtgcattgtcactttaagagcattgtCTAGGCTATTCAAAATTTGCCAGCTCCATTTAAATATATTCCATAGCCTATGGCTATTCCACAAACTccaacattgtttgtgccacatttaCACCTATAGCACAAAGATAAGTATATTAAGTTGGTAGGCCTTTAAACAACCTTCATTCctgtggaaatagaagcatgtaatgatgctagctagatattttatgtttgcaattaaaagtgaattatgagccacCTAGCTACCAGTGGAAATATTTCAATAATGTGattcatgtaaatgcttagttAAAGGGAAACGatttattgaagacttcaagacccaccaattccattacacaaaggcaaagaccacTCCTCATATTCTATCACAGTCCAAATACGTGCGGCCTATGTCAAAGTGCCCTCACATTTAATAAATGGTCAGTAGCATATGTgaactagcctggaaaatccagaccctgataatctaaagacaattccattgtgctcttgcgagaactctggatttccagggtatatGTGAACCGGATAATTCCGCAATCTCCTcgcgttgtttttgttgttctcatgatttccttttaaaagtttcttatattaaaaaggtgaAATCAATtaccaacaatgacaagccagctggaaacgtccaccctctctccctctcgttcccaaacgagtagcataacgttcaaATAAGATCTGTTGCATGTTGAaagactaccgcccagtagcactgacgtctacagtgatgaagtgttttgagaagcttgtgaaaaacattatctgctcatccctcctccctgcctccttcgacctcCCTcaaatttgcttacagagccaacaggtctacagaggatgccatctcaaacctcatgcacaccaccttaactcacctggaggggAATGgcaattatgtgaggatgctgttcattgattTTAGATCAGCATTCAACatgatagtacctctcaccttggtcacaaagatgaaggccttaggactgaacaccaccctgtgtcacaggatatttgactttctcaccaatcgttcacaagtggttagagtggggggtctgacatctgacacattaaccatcagcactggtgctccccaaggctgtgttttgagtccactgctgtacaacatctacacacatgactgcaaagccaacagtagtcatacctccatcatcaagtttgcagatgacacagtgatct
This portion of the Alosa sapidissima isolate fAloSap1 chromosome 22, fAloSap1.pri, whole genome shotgun sequence genome encodes:
- the LOC121696987 gene encoding protein SCO2 homolog, mitochondrial, translated to MLGFLRLRGPDHCMVTWCVLRSFIQTSLPAPQHPYPLLTQKAHLCLRSTPPSVFPHLNSPTGRQGDPSLLLRNPLTSQQRAPCALYSQGPSEQRQGSKPGEATARIRLRTRLAVTVLFGAGILGTWWYVRQEKQQKIQQQRIEQLRQVAIGQGDFSLQDHTGQRRTKRDFRGSWTLMYFGFTHCPDICPDELDKMSSVVRILDEDESLPRVQPLFITVDPERDNVAAMNKYVKDFHPRLIGLTGTPDEIKHAGRDYRVYANAGPKDEDGDYIVDHTILIYLVNPDGLFLDYYNRMKDDKQIAESIRKHMKNHVKLFTD